In Chitinophaga nivalis, a single genomic region encodes these proteins:
- a CDS encoding fumarylacetoacetate hydrolase family protein, with translation MKLIRFGLPGAEKPGVVTDAGRFDVSAFGEDYGERFFENNGLERLSQWWAEHGSTCPQIPADARLGAPIQRPSKIVCIGLNYADHARETNAAIPAEPIVFFKSTSSLVGPNDNLVIPRNSEKTDWEVELAVVIGKKASYVEEKDALSYVAGYCLHNDYSERAWQLERGGQWVKGKSCDTFAPLGPWLVTKEDAGDIDQLRLWLTVNGQKMQDGNTSNFIFKIPFLVSYLSQFMTLLPGDVISTGTPAGVGLGMNPQVYLKAGDVIELGIDGLGTSRQQAVAYK, from the coding sequence ATGAAACTGATCAGGTTTGGTTTACCGGGAGCAGAAAAGCCAGGTGTTGTTACAGACGCCGGCAGGTTTGATGTAAGTGCATTCGGAGAAGATTATGGCGAACGTTTTTTTGAAAACAACGGGCTGGAACGCTTATCACAATGGTGGGCGGAACATGGCAGCACCTGTCCGCAGATACCGGCAGATGCCCGCCTGGGAGCACCGATACAACGTCCTTCCAAAATCGTATGCATCGGTTTAAACTATGCCGACCATGCACGGGAAACCAATGCTGCGATTCCGGCAGAACCGATCGTATTCTTTAAAAGTACTTCTTCCCTGGTAGGGCCGAACGATAACCTGGTGATACCACGTAACAGTGAAAAAACGGACTGGGAAGTGGAACTCGCCGTGGTGATTGGTAAAAAAGCCAGCTACGTGGAAGAAAAAGACGCGTTGTCGTATGTAGCGGGTTACTGCCTGCACAACGATTACAGCGAAAGAGCGTGGCAGCTGGAAAGAGGTGGTCAATGGGTAAAAGGCAAAAGCTGCGACACCTTTGCACCGCTGGGCCCCTGGCTGGTGACCAAAGAAGATGCCGGCGATATCGATCAGCTTCGTTTATGGCTGACCGTTAATGGCCAGAAAATGCAGGATGGTAATACGTCCAACTTCATCTTTAAAATACCTTTCCTGGTATCTTATCTGAGCCAGTTCATGACCCTGCTCCCGGGCGATGTGATCTCTACCGGCACCCCTGCTGGTGTGGGATTGGGCATGAATCCGCAGGTATACCTGAAAGCGGGTGATGTGATAGAACTGGGTATCGATGGATTGGGAACTTCCCGGCAACAGGCAGTGGCCTATAAATAG
- a CDS encoding L-rhamnose mutarotase — translation MKRYCLALDLVDDPQLISEYEAYHREVSAEIKKSITDSGITAMEIYRVGNRLFMIMEVDDTFSFERKGAMDAANPAVQAWEQLMWKYQQALPVAKPGEKWLLMDQLFSL, via the coding sequence ATGAAGAGATATTGTCTGGCATTAGACCTGGTGGATGATCCGCAACTGATCAGTGAATACGAAGCATATCACCGCGAGGTATCTGCTGAAATAAAAAAAAGCATCACCGACAGCGGCATCACGGCGATGGAAATCTATCGGGTGGGTAACCGCCTGTTTATGATCATGGAAGTGGACGACACCTTTTCTTTCGAACGCAAAGGCGCCATGGATGCGGCCAATCCTGCGGTGCAGGCCTGGGAGCAGCTCATGTGGAAATACCAGCAGGCATTGCCGGTAGCCAAACCGGGAGAAAAGTGGTTGTTGATGGACCAGCTCTTTTCCTTATAA
- a CDS encoding amidohydrolase family protein encodes MIIDAHQHFWQYHPVRDAWIDESMAVIRRDFLPADLAPVLAANDVQGCVAVQADQSATETAFLLSLAADHAFIRGVVGWVDLRAADIVAQLEQYAAFPQLKGFRHIVQVEADDRFLLREDFCRGIQALAAHDFTYDILVYPKQLPAVTAFVQQFPEHRLIIDHLAKPAIKAGDIRQWAADIRRIAQAPRVYCKLSGLVTEADWQHWQPADIAPYLEVALEAFGSERLVFGSDWPVCQLAASYEQVKGLITSYISQLSATEQAQIMGGNAISFYQL; translated from the coding sequence ATGATCATAGATGCACATCAGCATTTCTGGCAATACCATCCGGTAAGGGATGCCTGGATCGATGAGTCGATGGCAGTCATCCGGCGGGACTTTTTACCTGCTGATCTGGCGCCGGTGCTGGCAGCCAACGATGTACAGGGATGCGTGGCGGTACAGGCAGATCAGTCGGCTACTGAAACAGCGTTTTTATTATCGCTGGCAGCCGATCATGCTTTTATCCGGGGTGTAGTAGGCTGGGTAGATCTCCGCGCTGCAGACATTGTTGCGCAGCTGGAGCAGTATGCTGCCTTTCCGCAGTTGAAAGGATTCCGGCATATTGTACAGGTCGAAGCAGACGACCGTTTTTTATTGCGGGAAGATTTCTGCCGGGGCATACAGGCATTGGCTGCCCACGATTTTACCTATGATATACTCGTATATCCGAAACAGTTGCCGGCTGTAACGGCCTTTGTACAACAATTCCCGGAACACCGGCTGATCATCGATCACCTGGCAAAACCCGCCATCAAAGCAGGAGATATCCGGCAATGGGCCGCTGATATCCGCCGTATTGCACAGGCGCCCCGGGTGTATTGTAAACTGAGTGGCCTGGTCACGGAAGCCGATTGGCAACACTGGCAACCGGCCGATATAGCGCCTTACCTGGAAGTAGCGCTGGAGGCTTTCGGCAGCGAACGTCTGGTGTTCGGCTCCGACTGGCCCGTATGTCAGCTGGCTGCTTCCTATGAACAGGTAAAAGGATTGATTACTTCGTATATCAGTCAGTTGTCGGCCACCGAACAGGCACAAATAATGGGAGGCAATGCCATCTCATTTTATCAATTATAA
- a CDS encoding SDR family oxidoreductase: MDVGLQDKVIIVTGGAKGIGEAIARLVAAEGGIAVIAGRSAADNEKTAGEIIAAGGKALAVTAELGKVEDCKQVIAATVEKYGKIDGLVNNAGANDGVGLESGSPERFMASLQQNLSHYYNLAHYALPYLKSTRGNIVNIGSKVATTGQGNTSGYAASKGAINALTREWAVELLPFGIRVNTVIPAEVWTPLYETWINSLPNPQEKLAAITANIPLEHRMTTSEEIANTTVFLLSSRSSHTTGQILYVDGGYTHLDRSIS; encoded by the coding sequence ATGGATGTAGGATTACAGGATAAAGTGATTATTGTTACCGGCGGCGCCAAAGGAATTGGAGAAGCGATTGCCCGGCTGGTAGCAGCAGAAGGAGGTATCGCTGTGATTGCCGGCAGAAGTGCCGCAGACAATGAAAAAACAGCCGGCGAAATAATAGCCGCCGGTGGGAAAGCCCTGGCTGTAACCGCAGAACTGGGGAAAGTGGAAGACTGTAAACAGGTGATTGCAGCCACCGTAGAAAAATATGGTAAGATAGATGGCCTGGTCAACAATGCCGGCGCCAACGATGGCGTAGGCCTGGAAAGCGGCAGCCCGGAACGTTTCATGGCTTCCCTGCAACAGAACCTGTCGCACTATTACAACCTGGCACATTATGCCCTGCCTTACCTGAAAAGTACCCGGGGCAATATTGTCAACATTGGCTCTAAAGTAGCTACTACCGGACAAGGCAACACCTCCGGCTATGCCGCTTCCAAAGGAGCGATCAACGCATTGACCCGGGAGTGGGCGGTGGAACTGCTGCCTTTTGGTATCCGCGTTAATACCGTGATTCCGGCAGAAGTATGGACGCCCCTGTATGAAACATGGATCAACTCTCTACCCAACCCGCAGGAAAAACTGGCCGCCATTACCGCCAACATCCCGCTGGAACACCGGATGACCACCTCAGAAGAGATTGCCAATACCACAGTATTTTTACTGTCTTCCAGATCATCACATACGACCGGACAAATTCTATACGTAGACGGAGGTTATACACACCTCGACAGATCCATCAGCTGA
- the fucP gene encoding L-fucose:H+ symporter permease produces MAGGAVSSSTYTSNAQAGNKPGRYLFPFILVTSLFFLWALIHNLSPVLIPHLKKACQLTDLQSSYIDSAVFAAYFLMALPAGAIMRRFGYKTGIIFGLCLYAIGALLFIPAANSREYMAFLGALFVIATGLTFLETAANPYVTVLGSPETATTRLNLAQSFNGVGAVIGPVLGAKFILTGTEHSKEALAAMPAAELQQYLQAEASTVKVPYMIIGIVVLLVALLFVVTKMPEVQEVKEEKADTTAPAGSIFRHKHLIAAVVTQFFYIGAQIGVNAFFIRFAKYAGGIPEREAANLLGWVAGLGFMIGRFFGTFLMSKIKPQVLLTIYGVINVLLILVAMTTKGQVAVAAVLMVPFFMSIMFPTIFSLGLRGLGGDTKFGSSLLVMSIVGGAICPPLMGLISDASNIQMAYIVPLICFAVVVWFGTKGYKLDAAK; encoded by the coding sequence ATGGCCGGAGGCGCAGTAAGTAGTTCCACCTATACCAGCAATGCCCAGGCAGGCAACAAGCCAGGGCGGTATCTTTTTCCGTTTATCCTGGTAACCAGCCTGTTCTTTTTATGGGCGCTCATACACAACCTGAGCCCCGTACTGATTCCTCACCTGAAGAAAGCCTGCCAGCTCACAGACCTGCAATCATCCTATATTGATTCTGCTGTATTTGCCGCTTATTTTCTGATGGCGTTACCTGCTGGTGCTATCATGCGCCGGTTTGGGTATAAAACAGGTATCATTTTCGGCCTTTGCCTGTATGCCATCGGCGCCCTGTTGTTTATTCCTGCTGCCAACAGCCGGGAATATATGGCTTTCCTGGGTGCCCTCTTTGTGATTGCGACCGGTCTTACTTTCCTGGAAACAGCGGCCAATCCGTATGTAACCGTCCTGGGTAGTCCGGAAACCGCCACTACCCGCCTGAATCTGGCCCAATCCTTCAATGGTGTGGGTGCGGTGATAGGACCGGTATTGGGCGCAAAATTTATCCTCACAGGTACCGAGCATTCCAAAGAAGCCCTGGCAGCGATGCCGGCAGCGGAACTGCAGCAATACCTGCAGGCGGAAGCCAGTACGGTGAAGGTACCCTACATGATTATCGGTATCGTGGTATTATTGGTAGCGCTGCTGTTTGTGGTGACCAAAATGCCAGAGGTACAGGAAGTGAAAGAAGAAAAGGCAGATACTACGGCGCCTGCCGGCAGCATTTTCCGGCATAAACACCTCATTGCAGCCGTGGTAACCCAGTTCTTTTACATTGGGGCACAGATCGGCGTAAATGCCTTCTTTATCCGCTTCGCCAAATATGCAGGTGGTATTCCGGAAAGGGAAGCTGCCAACCTGCTGGGATGGGTAGCCGGATTAGGCTTTATGATCGGCCGGTTCTTCGGTACCTTCCTGATGAGCAAGATAAAACCACAGGTGCTGCTGACCATTTATGGCGTCATTAATGTGTTGCTGATCCTGGTGGCCATGACCACCAAAGGACAGGTAGCTGTAGCCGCCGTGCTGATGGTGCCGTTCTTTATGTCTATTATGTTCCCGACCATTTTCTCACTGGGACTGCGTGGCCTCGGCGGTGATACCAAATTCGGTTCTTCCCTGCTGGTGATGTCCATTGTAGGTGGCGCTATCTGTCCGCCGCTGATGGGACTTATTTCAGATGCTTCCAATATCCAGATGGCCTATATCGTACCGCTGATATGCTTTGCGGTAGTGGTATGGTTTGGTACCAAAGGGTATAAGCTCGACGCTGCGAAATAA
- a CDS encoding MbnP family protein, which produces MILRIFISYAGRLLVFSSLCVLLASCDKKETSTKLPVTKAVASLQLSITHLMNGQPLVRKTKTYTNPSGESFTITRFRYFLSNVAVITADDVVTPLPVSYFLVDDATDSTRTIRLDNVPEGSYKGIRFLIGVDSVRNFSGDQIGPLAPETGMFWTWNSGYIMAQLEGVAPVSPARNHEFLFHAGGFRSPYNVGKTITLSLPQTITVGQQRLPKIDIAADAARWFVPNTISFKTVSVVMAAGPDAMKLADNYRQMFTVKGVHN; this is translated from the coding sequence ATGATCTTGCGGATTTTTATTTCCTATGCCGGCCGCCTGCTGGTTTTCAGCAGTTTATGTGTATTGTTGGCCAGTTGTGATAAAAAGGAAACATCCACGAAACTCCCGGTTACCAAAGCGGTGGCTTCTTTGCAACTATCCATCACCCACCTGATGAATGGGCAGCCGCTCGTCCGGAAAACCAAAACCTACACGAATCCTTCCGGAGAATCTTTTACGATTACCCGTTTCCGTTATTTCCTCAGCAACGTTGCCGTGATTACGGCAGATGATGTGGTGACGCCACTGCCGGTATCCTATTTCCTGGTAGATGATGCCACTGATTCCACCCGTACGATCCGCCTGGATAATGTGCCGGAAGGCAGTTATAAAGGCATCCGGTTTTTAATCGGAGTAGACAGCGTGCGTAATTTCAGCGGCGATCAGATTGGCCCGCTGGCGCCGGAAACCGGTATGTTCTGGACCTGGAACAGCGGTTATATCATGGCGCAGCTGGAAGGCGTGGCCCCGGTAAGTCCGGCCCGCAACCATGAATTTCTGTTTCACGCCGGTGGTTTCAGATCGCCGTACAATGTGGGGAAAACGATTACCCTCTCCTTGCCACAAACGATTACTGTCGGCCAGCAACGGTTGCCGAAAATCGATATCGCCGCAGATGCCGCCAGGTGGTTTGTGCCCAATACCATCAGCTTCAAAACCGTATCGGTGGTGATGGCTGCGGGGCCGGATGCCATGAAGCTGGCAGACAACTACCGGCAGATGTTTACGGTAAAAGGAGTACATAACTAA
- a CDS encoding cytochrome-c peroxidase: MKHKAIYLVGIFGALLCLMHACKKERNNGDDYTPPEPFTLQLPPGFPTPEYNFAGNPLTRQGVELGRFMFYDYRLSKDSTVSCGFCHQQFAAFGHFDHALSHGVSGRQGTRSVPVLFNLIYQKAFMWDGGVFPLERQPFTPLTDPNEMGANLSELLPKMQADPRYRKMFKAAFGSEEITSDRMFKAITQFVATMISAGSRYDSVMRRLPGAQFTEEEQAGYATFLQKCAACHKEPLFTDLSYRSNGLPVVPFLNDMGRYRITLQGSDSLRFKVPSLRNILKSSPYMHDGRYFDIYQVFDFYDRGKKDPVYTDPLVARNIPLSDVEKRQLYLFFNTLTDYTLINNDALREVLIN; encoded by the coding sequence ATGAAACACAAGGCCATATATCTGGTGGGTATATTTGGTGCGTTGTTATGCCTGATGCATGCGTGCAAAAAGGAAAGAAACAACGGCGACGACTATACGCCACCGGAGCCGTTCACACTGCAATTGCCACCAGGTTTCCCCACGCCGGAATATAATTTTGCCGGCAATCCGCTTACCCGCCAGGGAGTGGAGCTGGGCCGTTTTATGTTTTATGATTACCGGTTATCTAAAGATAGTACCGTATCCTGTGGTTTCTGTCACCAGCAGTTTGCTGCCTTCGGACATTTTGATCATGCGTTGAGTCATGGGGTTAGCGGGCGGCAGGGAACACGCTCTGTACCGGTATTGTTCAACCTGATCTACCAGAAAGCCTTTATGTGGGATGGCGGGGTATTTCCGCTGGAGCGACAGCCTTTTACACCGCTGACGGATCCCAATGAAATGGGGGCGAATCTGTCGGAACTGTTGCCGAAAATGCAGGCTGATCCCCGCTACCGGAAAATGTTTAAAGCGGCTTTCGGTTCCGAAGAGATTACCAGCGACCGGATGTTCAAGGCCATCACGCAGTTTGTGGCTACTATGATATCGGCTGGTTCCAGATATGATAGTGTGATGCGACGATTGCCCGGCGCGCAGTTTACAGAAGAAGAACAGGCAGGTTATGCTACCTTTCTGCAAAAGTGTGCGGCTTGTCATAAGGAGCCGTTGTTTACGGATTTGTCTTACCGCAGCAACGGGTTGCCGGTAGTACCTTTCCTGAATGATATGGGCCGTTACCGGATTACCTTGCAGGGCAGCGATTCTCTGCGTTTTAAGGTGCCTTCCCTGCGTAATATCCTGAAAAGCTCGCCGTATATGCACGATGGCCGTTATTTTGATATTTACCAGGTATTTGATTTCTATGACAGGGGTAAGAAAGATCCCGTATATACAGATCCGTTAGTGGCACGGAATATCCCTTTATCGGATGTGGAAAAAAGACAATTGTACCTCTTCTTCAATACCCTCACGGACTACACGCTGATCAACAACGACGCCTTACGGGAAGTGCTGATCAACTAA
- a CDS encoding DNA-3-methyladenine glycosylase I, translating into MGTVEKIRCSWANKDQLYKDYHDQEWGVPHHDDRHLFEMLCLEGAQAGLSWYTVLLKRENYRKAFDQWDAKKIAKYDEKKIAALLENEGIIRNRLKVNAVVTNAKAFLAVQKEFGSFDQYIWSFVGHQPIINHYASIKEVPAKTAISDAMSKDLLKRGFKFVGSTICYAYMQATGMVDDHAGDCWKKAGRKK; encoded by the coding sequence GTGGGAACTGTAGAAAAGATCCGGTGCAGCTGGGCCAACAAAGACCAGCTTTATAAAGATTATCATGACCAGGAATGGGGGGTACCGCATCACGACGACCGGCACCTGTTTGAAATGCTTTGCCTGGAAGGTGCACAGGCCGGACTTAGCTGGTATACCGTGCTGCTGAAAAGAGAAAACTACCGTAAAGCATTTGACCAGTGGGATGCCAAAAAGATTGCGAAATATGACGAGAAAAAAATAGCTGCCCTGCTGGAAAACGAAGGCATCATCCGCAACCGTTTAAAGGTAAATGCCGTGGTGACCAACGCCAAAGCATTCCTGGCCGTACAAAAAGAATTTGGTTCCTTCGATCAGTATATCTGGTCATTTGTAGGACATCAGCCTATCATCAATCACTACGCTTCCATTAAAGAGGTACCTGCCAAAACAGCCATCTCCGATGCCATGAGCAAAGACCTGCTGAAACGCGGTTTTAAGTTCGTTGGCTCCACGATCTGTTATGCTTACATGCAGGCCACCGGTATGGTAGATGATCATGCAGGAGACTGCTGGAAAAAAGCCGGCCGGAAAAAATAA
- a CDS encoding DUF4954 family protein, giving the protein MNNIQKRPLSELGYNFIETTLPKGKDEYYLRNEQWSRQDQYRKLTAYEVEALVRNDNTSDDWNTIFVSDEFNPQLVQHCHFFGMVRIGKLEPYYLEFHNLRMPVGLYNSTICACDFGDNVVVHNVNYLSHYILGNEVIVANVNEMATTDYAKFGNGIVKEGEVENGRIWMELCNENGGRSVMPFDGMLPGDAYLWTRYRDDEQLQQQFKVFTEKQFDKRRGYYGMVGDRSVIKNCKVIKDVTIGTDAYIKGANKLKNLTINSNSTAASQIGEGCEMVNGIIGYGCRVFYGVKAVRFVMASHSQLKYGARLINSYLGNNATISCCEVLNSLIFPAHEQHHNNSFLCAALIMGQSNMAAGATIGSNHNSRGADGEIIAGRGFWPGLCVSLKHNSKFACFTLISKGNYMSELHINIPFSLVVNDEHEDRLKIMPGYWFMHNMYAIARNSWKYVDRDKRTDKTQLIEYDYLAPDSVEEMFEALAVMEAATGKAWYALPENTPKKEITDKDIRKKGKELLLQQPEVVAKLTILATGMENSNRQVELLKLHKAYPLFRELIVLYGIKNILAANKPSYLALQAAIKTAKRSDWLNIGGQLMKADTVATLKTKIKKNKINGWPQLHDAYVEIGKEYPAEKLQHAVASLLEIKELNVKNLTTGLLAQWLDDSIATMEWITHHIRHSREKDYKNPFRRMTYDNEKEMNAVVGSLEDNSFINQTINDLEAYKQQVRQIINEWEL; this is encoded by the coding sequence ATGAATAATATCCAAAAACGCCCCCTCTCGGAGCTGGGGTACAATTTTATTGAAACCACGTTACCAAAAGGCAAAGATGAATATTACCTCCGTAATGAGCAGTGGAGCCGGCAGGACCAATACAGAAAACTCACCGCATACGAAGTAGAAGCCCTGGTACGTAACGATAATACTTCCGATGACTGGAATACCATTTTTGTATCTGATGAGTTCAACCCTCAGCTGGTACAGCACTGCCACTTTTTCGGCATGGTACGCATCGGTAAACTGGAGCCTTACTACCTCGAGTTCCATAACCTGCGTATGCCGGTAGGATTATATAACAGCACCATCTGCGCCTGTGATTTCGGCGACAACGTGGTCGTACATAATGTCAACTATCTTTCCCACTATATACTCGGCAATGAAGTGATTGTGGCCAATGTCAATGAAATGGCCACAACCGATTATGCCAAATTCGGTAACGGGATTGTCAAGGAAGGAGAAGTAGAAAATGGCCGCATCTGGATGGAGCTGTGCAACGAAAACGGTGGCCGCAGCGTAATGCCGTTTGACGGCATGCTGCCCGGTGATGCTTATCTCTGGACGCGCTACCGCGACGATGAACAGCTGCAGCAGCAGTTCAAGGTGTTCACCGAAAAACAATTCGACAAACGACGCGGCTACTACGGCATGGTAGGCGACCGCAGCGTGATCAAGAACTGTAAGGTGATCAAAGATGTGACCATCGGTACCGACGCCTATATCAAAGGCGCCAACAAACTGAAAAACCTGACCATCAACAGCAACAGCACCGCGGCCTCCCAGATCGGAGAAGGCTGTGAAATGGTGAACGGCATCATTGGCTACGGCTGCCGTGTATTCTATGGCGTAAAAGCCGTACGCTTTGTCATGGCTTCCCATTCCCAGCTGAAATACGGCGCCCGCCTCATCAACTCCTACCTGGGCAACAACGCCACCATTTCCTGCTGTGAGGTACTCAACTCCCTCATCTTTCCGGCACATGAACAGCACCACAATAACTCGTTTCTTTGTGCGGCGCTCATCATGGGCCAAAGCAATATGGCAGCCGGTGCTACCATTGGCTCCAACCACAACTCCCGCGGCGCTGACGGTGAAATCATTGCCGGCAGAGGCTTCTGGCCCGGGCTATGTGTCAGCTTAAAACACAATTCAAAATTTGCCTGCTTCACCCTCATCTCCAAAGGAAATTATATGTCGGAGTTACATATCAATATTCCTTTCAGCCTGGTGGTGAATGATGAACATGAAGACCGGCTGAAAATCATGCCCGGCTACTGGTTCATGCATAACATGTATGCCATTGCACGCAACTCCTGGAAGTATGTAGACCGCGACAAACGGACCGACAAAACCCAGCTCATTGAATACGATTACCTCGCGCCGGACTCTGTAGAAGAGATGTTCGAAGCCCTGGCCGTGATGGAAGCTGCCACCGGAAAAGCCTGGTATGCCCTGCCGGAAAACACGCCCAAAAAAGAAATAACGGACAAGGATATACGTAAAAAAGGGAAGGAATTATTACTGCAGCAACCGGAAGTTGTTGCAAAGCTGACCATTCTGGCTACCGGCATGGAAAACAGCAACCGGCAGGTGGAACTGCTGAAGTTACACAAAGCCTATCCCCTCTTCCGGGAACTGATTGTATTATACGGTATAAAAAATATCCTGGCAGCCAACAAACCTTCCTATCTTGCACTGCAGGCAGCGATCAAAACGGCTAAACGCAGCGACTGGCTCAATATTGGCGGCCAGCTGATGAAAGCCGACACGGTAGCTACGCTGAAAACAAAAATCAAAAAGAATAAAATCAACGGATGGCCGCAACTACATGATGCGTACGTAGAAATAGGCAAGGAATACCCTGCTGAAAAACTGCAACATGCCGTAGCCAGCCTCCTGGAAATAAAAGAGCTGAACGTTAAGAACCTCACTACCGGCCTGCTGGCACAATGGCTGGATGACTCCATCGCCACTATGGAATGGATCACCCACCACATCCGCCACTCCCGCGAAAAAGATTACAAGAATCCTTTCCGCCGCATGACATACGACAACGAAAAAGAAATGAACGCCGTAGTGGGCAGCCTGGAAGATAACAGCTTTATTAATCAAACCATTAACGACCTGGAAGCCTATAAGCAACAGGTACGACAAATCATTAACGAGTGGGAACTGTAG
- the glmS gene encoding glutamine--fructose-6-phosphate transaminase (isomerizing): MCGIVAYIGQREAYPIVLKGLKRLEYRGYDSAGVAIINNGLQVYKRKDKVAALEEYAASKDMRSHIAIGHTRWATHGEPSDRNAHPHTSGNGKLAMIHNGIIENYVQLKQELINQGHVFKSDTDTEVLLHFIEEIKKNNQCTLEEALLIALKRVVGAYVIVLIDEDNPDTLIAARKGSPLVIGVGKGEHFLASDASPIIEYTKEVVYVNDYEIAIIKADELILKNISNERQTPYIQKLDIELAAIEKGGYAHFMLKEIFEQPQTIFDSLRGRLDAKNGTLTMGGMRAYEEILTNAKRIIIVACGTSWHAGLVAEYMIEELCRIPVEVEYASEFRYRNPVVGEGDVIIAVSQSGETADTLVAIESAKEKGAIILGVCNVVGSSIARLSHAGAYTHAGPEIGVASTKAFTAQLAVLCLVGLKIGIEKGTITQQRFQHLLDELDQVPDKVATALKLDDQIVRIADKYKDARDFLYLGRGYNFPVALEGALKLKEISYIHAEGYPAAEMKHGPIALVDENLPVVIVATKDSYYEKVVSNIQEIKARKGKVIAVVTEGDTTIPPMADDTIFVPAADELVAPIISVIPLQLLAYHIGVLKGLDVDKPRNLAKSVTVE; the protein is encoded by the coding sequence ATGTGTGGAATAGTAGCTTATATCGGGCAACGAGAAGCCTACCCGATAGTTTTGAAAGGACTCAAAAGACTGGAATACCGTGGTTACGACAGCGCGGGCGTAGCCATTATCAACAACGGATTACAGGTATACAAAAGAAAAGACAAAGTAGCCGCGCTTGAAGAATATGCAGCCAGCAAAGACATGCGGAGTCATATCGCCATCGGCCACACCCGCTGGGCTACCCACGGAGAACCTTCTGACCGCAATGCCCACCCGCATACTTCCGGTAATGGAAAACTCGCCATGATCCACAACGGCATCATTGAAAACTATGTACAACTGAAACAGGAACTGATTAATCAGGGACATGTTTTTAAGAGTGATACCGATACCGAAGTGTTACTGCACTTCATCGAGGAGATCAAAAAAAATAACCAATGCACGCTGGAAGAAGCCTTATTGATTGCCCTCAAACGCGTAGTAGGGGCATATGTTATTGTATTGATTGATGAAGATAATCCGGATACCCTGATTGCCGCACGTAAAGGCAGTCCACTGGTAATAGGCGTAGGTAAAGGCGAACATTTCCTCGCTTCTGATGCCTCCCCTATCATTGAATACACGAAAGAAGTCGTGTATGTAAATGATTATGAAATTGCCATCATCAAAGCGGATGAACTGATCCTGAAAAATATTTCCAATGAAAGACAAACCCCTTACATCCAGAAGCTCGACATAGAACTGGCTGCCATCGAAAAAGGAGGTTATGCCCACTTCATGCTGAAAGAAATATTTGAACAGCCGCAAACTATTTTCGACAGTCTCCGTGGTCGTCTGGACGCCAAAAATGGCACCCTCACCATGGGTGGTATGCGCGCCTACGAAGAAATTCTCACCAATGCCAAACGCATCATCATTGTTGCCTGCGGTACCTCCTGGCATGCCGGGCTGGTAGCAGAATACATGATTGAAGAATTATGCCGCATCCCGGTGGAAGTAGAATATGCTTCCGAATTCCGTTACCGCAATCCGGTAGTGGGTGAAGGAGATGTGATCATTGCCGTATCTCAGTCCGGTGAAACCGCTGATACCCTGGTAGCGATAGAAAGCGCCAAGGAAAAAGGCGCCATCATCCTGGGTGTATGTAACGTGGTAGGTTCTTCCATTGCCCGTTTATCTCACGCCGGCGCCTATACGCATGCCGGTCCGGAAATCGGCGTAGCCAGCACCAAAGCCTTCACGGCGCAGCTGGCCGTACTGTGCCTCGTAGGTCTGAAAATAGGCATCGAAAAAGGTACCATTACCCAGCAACGTTTCCAGCACCTGCTCGACGAACTGGATCAGGTACCGGACAAAGTGGCCACAGCCCTGAAACTGGACGACCAGATCGTCAGGATTGCCGACAAATACAAAGATGCCCGCGACTTCCTTTACCTGGGACGTGGCTATAACTTCCCGGTAGCCCTGGAAGGCGCCTTAAAACTGAAAGAAATCTCCTACATACACGCAGAAGGTTATCCTGCTGCAGAAATGAAACACGGCCCGATTGCCCTGGTAGATGAAAACCTGCCGGTAGTTATTGTTGCCACCAAAGACAGCTACTACGAAAAAGTAGTGAGCAACATTCAGGAAATCAAAGCGCGTAAAGGCAAAGTCATTGCTGTGGTTACAGAAGGAGACACCACTATTCCGCCAATGGCAGATGACACCATATTTGTGCCGGCTGCAGATGAACTGGTAGCGCCTATCATCTCTGTCATTCCCCTGCAATTACTGGCCTATCACATCGGTGTATTAAAAGGACTCGATGTGGATAAACCACGTAACCTGGCGAAATCAGTAACCGTAGAATAA